Sequence from the Balearica regulorum gibbericeps isolate bBalReg1 chromosome 15, bBalReg1.pri, whole genome shotgun sequence genome:
CCACCTTAAAGAAAGCGTATGGGGCGCCTAGAGATGTGCAAACGCTTCCGACGCTTTCAGAGAGGTTTTGGAGACTACTAAATGTGCCTCTAGTGTGTCTAAATCCCCCTGGCCCAGGAAGAGATACCCAACCTCAGACGCCGTGGGAAGGAGGGCGAAGGCTGAAACACCTACCCAGGTATGGCCAAATCCGGCAGTAATAGTCTCTGGTGATGCCAGGCTGGCCAGCAAAGGCCTCCTGGGCTTTTTTGTAGAGCTGGTCCTTCTTGGTTTGAGagcaagaagaaatgtttaattGTCCCGCAgtcctggggagagggaaggtcACAGCTTAGAGCTGGGGACACCACCCCAAACTGCAGCTAAAGCCCTTTTGTTGGCCAGGGCAGATGAGTGGTCTGTCTTCATTCGTGGTGCCAGTGGCtcgggcaggagctgggagcgGGATGTAGCCATCCTGCCATGCTGCCTGCGAGTGGGCAGAGCCGAAACAGAGGTGGGAGTCTGCCATCCCACCACCCGCTTCCCCCGCGGTCCCAGGGGCCTTGCGGGACTGAAAAGCAGATCCCTAAAAAGTGGTTTACCTGATCGCTTCTGGAGGTATTTGCTTGatctgctcctcctgcagatTACACAGGTGTCTTCCACCGATTTTCTGAAGCAAGGGCCCTGTCAAGGTGCCCCCCAGGGCCAGGTAcctgctgagcagctgctggacCTGGGAAGCACAGTTCACGTGGTTGCacgcaggcagggagggaagatgcTCCCGGTAGAAACACGCGAGGGTGACAAAACCGCCGTGCTGCCCTCGGGCAATGCCTTCACCCCGAGCTGGGCTCGGGCACTGAGCAGTGCCCGTTTGGGTTCTCCAGCACCCATCCCCGCTGCTGCCCTGCCGTGGGTTTACCTGGGGAGCCTCCCACTTGCCATCCAAGGGGTTGAGCAGGGCCGAGAGCGTGTCGCTGGACGTCACCGGCCACAGGCTGATCTCCTCTGCCGTGTACTGGCGGGACAGCGACCTGAACagcttcagctgctcctctgggATCCCTGATGGGTAAATCTGCAGGACCAGGCCAGCAGGGTGGAAAAGGGggtcagggaaggaaaaagaaggcagaaatgGGCACAAAGGACCCACTCAGGCACCTTCATCCCCATGGCCAGCAGTGACTTTTCCCGCAGTGGGTCTTGCCCGTCCCGGAGCGTGCCTACACTAACAAGGGACTGCACGGGGGCTCCTGCCCTGTGTCACCCATCACCTGctccagcttttttttcatGACCCGGAGGTAGTCCACGGTGAGCGGCTGTTCCAGCAGAGCCTCcaggtttgcttttaaaacttcattgcTTAGGCACAGGTCAAACTGCTCACTGGTGTCGTAGCTGATGAGTAAGAGGGGGTCGGAGATGGTGCTGGCCGTGATGGGTGCGGAcaggcagcctgcaggcagagagggTGCGTCAGGCCGatggcttttccttccttcccacctgGTCCTGGTCCTGCCACGGGGCCCCAGAGCCCCGCAAAAGAGCCCCGGTGAATGAACAGGGAATCACAATAACGTGGCTCAAGCCGTCCTGCCAGGCGGGACTGTGAATCATCCTCCCGTTCCCTGGATCCCCAACCCATGAAGGTGCCTTATTCGCTTTTATTCCTTAAAGTTATTCCTGAAGAACCTGGTGATGTTTCTGCAGACCATGTGTGCTTTGTCCTGTTAAAGGCAACTAAAAATGCCCTGGTGAGGTGAACCCTTTCCCACATCACCCACACGAGCATCTGGTCTTGCAGCATCTTCCcctggctctgcccctgccATGGAGTTTTCTCTGCCCCCCTCCCGGCTccttcctggctgctgctgccacattCCTGTTCCCAGGTAAGAGCAAACACCCAGCGTGCTGTAAGGACATTTCCCCCATCTCCCCAGGTACTTTATGGGAATCCCACAGCTTTCTGCCTGGTCCCGTCCTCCTCCCAGGAGGGACCCAGATGCTGACCAGCCcaggggaatttttttcccaaaagttcTGAACTCTGGACTGGCCACAGTGAAGGGAAATGCTCACGGTCTGCGCTCCGCTTCAGCCTGGGATGAGACGAAGCTGATGCTGCCACGAAGGCCCTGAGGAGGGTCAAGGACTTCTCCCGCTGGGAACGTCCCTGGCTGCTGTACGCGGCCGCGATGCTCCTGCCGAAAGCCTCCCGCACTGCCTGCCGGGGCAGAGGGTGCTGGGTCCCGCAGCCTCAGGGCTGGCCTGGCTGATGGGCAGCTCACCCCGAGCTCTCGAGGAGGGGGCTTACCTTGGCCACCAGGCTCAGCGTGGTCTGGTTCAAAGCCAGCAGGAGTGGCCCCAAATTTTGCAGAGTCTGTAAATCCCAGCTCAAAGGATCCCTGTGGCCATCAGGAGAAGGACTAGCTCAGCATCCTCGCAGGTACACCATCCCACCTGCTCATCGCCCGCCCCATAAGAGCAGGAGGAGGCTCCTTACCCATACGCTGTGCCCCCGCTGAGGACCACAGCATTGAGGGCATCCTGCTGGGCCCCCGTCAGTGCTGGGCAGAGCTTCAGGTTCTCCAGGATGCCAGGGTCTGAGGCTGTGATGGTCTCAGCCTCCATGTCGCACACCAGCGCCCCGAGGCTGCCGAGCTGCTCAGGGCGCAGGtggctgctcctcacccccTGGGAGAGACAACCCAGCTCTCGTACAAACGCCTGGTGAGGGGTGTGGGGGACCCTGGCTGCACCCTGGCTCAGCCCCCACTCACCAGGCAGGTCAGTGCCCCACGCAGCAGCCCCGTCCGCCGGGCTGAGCCTCTGGGCAGCAGGTCCAGGTTCCCGCGGGAAGCCCGGGTGTAAAACGCTTCGCAGGTCCCACGGGGCACCTTGGTCAAGCTGCGGGGAGCAAGAGTCAGCGTGGCGGGGAGGAACGGGGCGAAGGGCTCCTCGTGTCTGGGCAGGAGATTTTTAACATTGCTTTTTGGGGGGGCATGGGGAGAGTCATTTTAAATGGTCGCTCTCTTCTGAGCAATGAGCTGCTGAGTTgatggggctgcaggggggtctcctCTCACCCTGGGCAGGAGGTTTTGGGCATGGGATGGGGGCTACCCCATCTCAGAgaggggtggggtgagaagagAACcagggggggggctgcagggctggaaatGCCCTGTGTGGCTCTGAAGGTGCCCGCAGACGCAGGTTATTTTCCTAAtcctcttctcccacccagATCTCCCGTGTGCCCTGGGGTGTGCCAGGGCCATGCTGGCAAGGGCTGGATGGCGTGATTCAGCACCAAAACCACAGCTGTGTGCTGCCCTGGATACTCACTCAAAGAAGAGCAGCAGGTCTGGCGGGTACCTGCTGAAATCAGCCGTCAGGTTCTTGGCAGCAAGCAGCCTggccaggcaggacagctggGCAGAGAGAAGCTTTTCTTGACAACACTGAGGTGGTGAGAGCCCCTTTTCCTCGGCACCCCCCGGCTCCCCGTGCCCCGTCGGGCTCTGGGGGGTCTGCGTCCCCACCCCTGCCCACCTGGGCACTGCTCAGCTCCgctgtttcattttgcagtcCCTGGGCAAACGCGAGGATGTCAGCAGCGGGCAGGTCGCTGGCCGGGATGCACTGGAAACCTTGCAGGACCGAGGCCGAGAGGCTGCGGTGGGGAGGCACGGTTGCATTTCACCATCCACTTCAGCTCCCCAACACCCCATGGACAACGAACCTGCTTGTTCCCTTGGGAAATCCCCCTTCGCCCTGACCACGGGGTAAGTGGGAATAACATGGGGTGTCATGAAAACGTCCCCCAACCCTGGTGCTGTGGTGGTGCCGAaggggctgccctgcagccgTGTGGGTGCCCATCCCCATGGCCGGTGGCAGAGGTGCCTGCCATACCCCGGGCTTTGGGTGAAGGAGGAACTAGCGGAGCCTGGATTTCAGCTCGGGGGAGGCTCCCGTTGCATCTGTGCCAGCCCCATAAAGGGAGGAAATTCTTGGTGTGTTTGCGCTACAACAAAAGCCGATGCAGCTGAAATCCCAGCCCAGGTGCTGGCACCAGAACTGGCTACACAGGGCTCTAAATCCTCCCCAGCCCAAGTGACCTGTCACAGCGGCTGTGACACGGCTGTGGGGAGAAATGCACCATCCACCCATGCCTGCCCTGCCACCCGTGCCCCCCGACACCCCCACATGTCAGAGACCCCGGCTGGGGCCGGACTTACTCGTGTTGCTCGGTGGCAGACAGGACGGCTCCGACGATcagggcagcctggggaggaggatgggggaCGCTCAGCCGCAGCGAGGAATGGGGACAAAGGGGTTTTAAACGTGGGGACCAAATGGGGAATGGGATCTGACCCGGCCGGTGTGCCCAGCCCGGTGGCACCGCTGGCAGCTGAGAACTGCAGCAGCCCCGAGGCTGCCCCGGGCTTGTGCAGGGGCAAAACCCACCACAGCCGCTCACAGGAGTGGGGACCCTTCAACAGCGGGACTGCCCCTGCTTCCCTGGAGCTGGGGGTGCTGCGTGCCCCTCAGCTTTAGGGTCCCAGCCCTCGGGTTGGGATCTGGGCGGCGGGTGAGGGAGGGACAGGATGGGACAGGGCCAGGGGCTGCACAGGGGGCTAGGGGGGAGGTGATGGCTTTGCCTCCCTGGAGCCAAGGACTGGGGGAACCCTGGCAGCTCTGCCGGTCCCAGCACCAGCTGCGAGGTTTCGGCAAAGCCCTGGCGTATTCAGAGCCACAGGAGCAGCCGGCGGTGACTCACCACTGCCGCTTTCACCAGGTCTGCGGAGAAACCTGCAACGAAGCAGGAGCAGGTTACATGGGGTTGTACGGGGTTGTACGTACAGGCAGGCGGGGGCTGGTCTAAATCAGCGCCAGGTTTACAGTGTGGGAAGGGCCTTTTCTTTGTCAATTTAGTAATATTTAGTAAATGCTGGTGAACACTATGCAGAGAGCAGCCCCCGTATCACCGTGCAGCCTGCACCAGCCCGGGCAACCTGGGGTGTCTTGGGATGGGTTTAGAAGACAAAATTGATAAATCTGCCCCTGGAAATCTGTTTGTGCAGATTTCTAGTGCGGTGCCAGCTGCGGCTGGGTAAAACCACTACCCGTAGATGCCACTGGGAGGATGAGGCAGAGCAAAGCCAGGTGAGTTGGGAATAAAAAGCACCGTGGGCTGGAGCATCCCCAGTGCCTGGGAGTGGAAGGGGGTCCGGGGGCAGGGTCGGCTTTAGGGGAACAAGACGTAACTCACGGAGGCAGAGAGCGATGGCtgctggggccggggctgcccacACCATGCTGCCTGTGCGGGGGCTTCGTCCTCAGTACAGGTCAGGCGAGCACACACGGGGAGCCGTGtcctgcaccccaggatggTGCTGGCTGCCGGCTGGGCTGCGAATGGTCCCGCAGCCGAATTCCCTTGTCCGACGCTGAGGCTGGAGCTGTGGGAGTGCAGTGGGTCAGTGTGCCCACCCGTGCTCTGTGAGTGCCCACACAAACCCCCCACAACCAAGGGAGAGATTTTAAATCCTatataacagaaaacagaatttcattctCTATCGGTTATTAAAAGAACTTCCACAATAAATTGTCCTCTCCGACACCCAGAGCTCTGATCCCACCTGGACCCTGCAGGGACAGGgtccccctccatcccctggCTCCACACGGGaccacagcagcacagactgggagAAACCCAGTGCAACCCAGTGGAGGAGCACCAGCAGGCATTGCCCTCCCTGATTCCATACCCCTCAGCTAGAAACCtctgacagaaaagaaaccccCGCTCCAGAAATGCCATCGACGGGCTGCTTAGCGCTGCCCGGAGCAATTAGCTTACTGCCCTTTGAACCAGACGCGGGTAATTTTTCCGCTAAGTCTTATTATGTTCCCTAAATCCCACCAGTGGCCTTGCCGAGTCGCTGTCCGTCCGGGGAGGGGGGATTTGGCTCCGCGATGAGGATTCGACGCTGCTCAGCTGGGGAAGGTGCTCACCCACCTGCGGCGGCCAGGGATGGGCAGTGACGGGGACAGCTCGGCACTTATCTGCTGCGGGGTGGGTATGTTGCTCTGAAACGGGGTGTGACAGGGCAGTTTCTCAATAGTGTTTTGTaaagctgctttctcttctggttttggtttgtggttttggttttttttccctttgtaaagGGTCACTTTGAACTTTGGGGCAAATGAGTTAAATTCTCTGGTTTGGTAATTTCTGTGCTCTTGATGGAGACAAAGGTCCTCCCAGTTAGTGAAAAACCTTTGAGCTACTCAGGGGTATATTTTATAGGACAGACAGGGTGCAGAACGGACGAGTCCTCAGTGATGGGCTCAGCACCCCTCTGGGAGGTGCTTCCCTCACTCCTGTCCTTTTTGCCTTGGCCACGGACAATCCCATTCCCCTTTTTACATCTTTCTCCCTGGAATTTCTGATCCTGCTCTGAAATGCCATCCAGCACGTGCCATGAAGCGGGAGcccaaaaggaaaggaagcaaagccTTTCTGAGGCTGTTTGATGAAAACCCAGAGGAGCCCGatgctgtgcagcagcaaaCATGGTATCTGAGCATTTATcctgggaaaagggaaaagtgaGAGCAGTCAGCAGTGGTCAGCTGGGCTGGTCACCTGGCTGCACCACCCGCTTGGCCAGGTTTGGGGGCATCAGCCTTTGCAAAGGGTCCCTGGACCTGTCGGCACAGCGCTGAGTGGGGCTTGCCATCCCCCGGTGCTCCCAGctggtgtccccatccccgtccctcACCGAGCAACTGGtcctgcagcaccagggctTGGTCAACGCCCATGAGTGTTTCTGGTTTCTATTTTGGAAGGATCTACTGTAAAAATAGCTCTTGTTGGAGTGGTAAAATTACAGAAACTTGTTTGCTACGAGGCTGCTGGTGGGacacagcccctgccccgggcTTGCTGGCCAGAggtggctggagcaggaggacaAGGGCCCATCGGGGCCCCTTTGTGGGTCACCACGTCCACCATGTCCCCGCAGAGCTTAAAACCGGCCCCAAAACAACCCCAGGGGCTGTGGAGGAGCAGGCACAGGAGCATCCACCCCAAACCCGAATGTGCCAGGAAGCATCTGCCGAAGCCCCTTCCCCCTGGGGCTTGGCGGGTCGGTGGAGGGCACTGCTGCTGCCCGACGCAAGGAAGCTCTGACTGCATCTCCGCCCTCTTAACCAGCTGCTTCTCCATCCTTGCCAGGTTTATGATCTTAAAAATCTCACAACCTGAACACTGTAAATAATTCCTTTGGCTCTTCACTCacttttccagctcttccaaCCCAACGAAAGACCATTGATGGGCAAGAGATATATAAATCATATGCGGCGGCAGCTTTCCTTGTGCACCCCCTAAACActggcagccccagggctgctccccatTTCCCTGCCAGGGAGAGCTGCGGAGTTTCAAAATGAGGagtttttcttccacctctgctgtttggtttgggaCAGTCCCAGCAGCTGGTGTTGGCCAGTGTGGGCAGCGGACAGGGATGGGCAGGGGGAGGGCCGGGGCAGTGGCATGTGCCCCAGCCACCTCGGGCATCCTTGGTCATCTGTGTCAGTTACTAAATCCAGAAGGACTTTCGGGTAGGTAACCCTGGTGGTTTCGGCCAGGGGGATTTCAGCAGGGTGAGGATGAGCACCAGTGCTCACACAACAGGTTGGCCGGGTTGGAGCCCTGGTCTGGTCCTGCTGTGCCGGTCCGGGCTCATTCCTGGAAGCCCCCGGCACCGCACCGGCCACGCTGCAGCAACGCCCCGTCCTGTGCAACGCGCCGTGGATTGAGAGACCAGAGGGTGAGCTGCAGGGTGTATAGGTAATGGTTTACTACAGTAACGTGCAACAAGAAATAACAGTTATTGCAAGCTGTACAGAACGTCACGAAACACACACCCGATCACGACCCCCCGGTACGAATGCACGAGGGGATTCACACACGACGCAGCAAATGGCCCCGTGGCAGTGACGGCAGGAAGAAGGGAGCAGGACTGCGCACGGCGCAGGAAGGGAGCTGGGAAAGGGCGCCTGGAAAACACCTCTCTGCGGggtaaggaaaataaatatttctctctgcttcctgCAACGTCAAGTAAAAGTGCAGTGCTTGAAGGCTGACGGGTggtgcagggtgcaggggcTCCTCAGTGCAGATGGTGGGGTGAGCACTGGGTGCCAGCCCCCCAGCACTGACAGTCCATCACCGTCCCCTTGTGCGTGGTCACCGGTGTGTCCCCACATACTTGGCCAAGGGCAGCCTCGTCCCCGGCGTGCGGCTGCAGGACGCGTCCCCCATCACGCAGCAGGGACCATTCCCACGCCGGGGCCCGCAGGAAGGGAAGGTTGCCTCCCACCTCTGATGCTGCAAATCTCACCCTAACTTTTCTGGGCCTCCTGTGCACGTCACCCACGTTCATTCTTTGGCAAACAGGTTCACGGCATTAATTTACAGCTTCAGGACCGGCCTGTggctgcctctcccctccctggccACTCTCGGGAGATGGGTTGGGCAGGGAcagggcctgggaagaaggagaCGGATCTCCTGCTCCTCCAAAACCCCCCTGAGCCCTCTGCCACCAGTTCATAAGCCCACAAGTCCCCGCTCGGTGCCCAGGGCTGGCGCCTGCAGAGCCGTGAGCCGTGTGCATGCCCTCACCCCGCAGCAGACGGCAGCCACGAAAGCAAGGCGGCGGTCACCTCGTCCCCAGCCACGCGCCGCAGCAGGGCGAGCTTGAACCCACCAGCGCCCGGGGACGCGAGGGACGGGCGATGCAAAACCCTGCGGGGTTTCGGTGACCCACATGGTGTGTTCACCCACGAGGAGAGGGCTGTGCCATTTTATTTCCCCTCAGGGTAGGAACATGAATTACAGGGAACCACTGTCAGGTGCATTTTAAATGGGGTGAGGATAACTCTGGGCACAAGCTGAGGTGGTGGCTTGGTGCCGAATACCCCGGGGATCGGTGCTCTGTATGCAAGGGGCTCCAGCACCTCTGCCCCTCGCCAGCCCACAccagctgccctgctctctTCATTTGCAAAACATCCTCTAAGGGCTGCAGAAGACAAGcggggtgggaaggagaaagcaaagcgGCAACTGGCAAATCAAGGGCATTTCCAGAGAAACTCCTCTTGGCACCTTGCAAAGCTGAGCGCCAGCATGAGAGACGAGCTCCTTCCTGCTTTTCGCATCAGTCCTCAGCCTTTCTTTCGGCTTCAACCTTTTCCCTGTGGCTCTCGCCGCTCCAGAGCCCTCCTGAACTGCCCACCCGAAAGACCTGCTTTTGCACTCTCCGGTGCTGACACCCCTGCAGCAACCTGCCGGCGAGGAGTCACGGGATGGGACAAAAGCACGATACTTATTACCTCTTGTCTGGGTAAAGCAGAAAGGGGCTTGTGTCTTCCGACCCATCTCAGCCAGGATTACATCCACACCCAGGATAAAAGTGGGCGCCAGGAAAAGGCAACGCTACTAGAAAGAACAGTAAGATCTATTAAAAAAGCTTTGGGCTGCTGGCTATTCTGACCACAGAAGTACTAAAAATACACGCATTTCTGAGACCACCCGTATTTCAGAACCGCTAAAAGACTAGATTCTTCTcatagaaatttgaaaaaagtttaaaatccATTTGTATCAACTCACCTTTaacaaacctttaaaaaaaaaaaccacatgtgggctgaggcaggaaggaaagcgcgagggcagggacagggacgggCAGGCGGCGCGTCCTccgcagcaggcagggaccTCCCCTGCACCCGTcgcacagcccagccctgcgAGCAAAACACTCGGGGCCGCCCCGGGACCAGGGGGGCCGTCAGTGCCCCCAGGCTGCACTTCAGCCTCCTCATCTCCCACCTCTCGCACAGCACGTGTACCAGTGAGCGCAGCAGCCTGGAGCGAAGGGAATGGGAACAGGGGACACGGACACCGAAGCTGCACCCagcatgtttttccttctctttgctggGCAGCGTTTTAGCATCCTAGCACTGAGGGTTTGCAGGTACCTCCACCATGCTCATGGCAAAGGCAGCGTCCGTGCTGCCCCGGCTGTGCCTGAGCCCCAGGACAGGGACATAAAGCTTTTGGGGGGTCACTCTAAGCTAGTATGTGACACACTGACTCTGCTGCTGAGGCTCAGAATTAGGAAAGGGGCATCCAGTGGCCAGATGGATGATGTGTAcgttaaaaaataaacccatcCTAATCGCTGCTAAAATCTGTCTAATCCCAGCCCCAGAAGTGAGGGAAGCCACGCCATACAGAAAGTGCCGATGTGGAGTCAGCGCTGGGCTCCGCGGGGACCCACTGGGACAAAAATGGAGCATTGGGCTGGAAATGCAGAGATGTGGTTTGTGCTCACTCCAAAGCCCACTCGGCCAACCACTGCTCACACCGGGCTCGCTGCTCCTCCATCTCCAGGCTCTTGGCTTTGTACTgtgcctcctcctctctgccaccAAGCACGGCTTCCtggctctcctcctcttctcccttctgcaTCATCTTGTCCTTCAGCTCTTGGATGGTCTCATCCAGCCGGTGAGTGACGTGGTGGGGCACCCAGTTGCTGTCCATTGTGGTGACGAAGGGGTCGGGCGCGCAGACCTCGATGAGCTCCTTGCCAGTGGGGATGCGCAGGTAATAGGCGTGGAGCATCATTCTATAGGGAGTGCTGTCCTTCTTGTGGCTGTAGGTGAAGTCCCCCACGATGGGGTGGCCAATGGCGCTGCAGTGAACCCGGAGCTGGTGAGTCCGCCCTAGGGGGACAGCGGGAGCGGAGGAATCAGGGACACAGGTTATCCCTGAATCCCTCCTTGAGGGCGTAGTGGTGTGAGGTGACAACGCACTACATGGCATTTGTCCCCCCAGTCTAAGAACCTGAGTGCTCTGTGAGCTGAGTGCAGCTCTTGGCTCCGCTCAGCCCTTTCTAGGCTTTGTTTTTCACTATTCCACCATGCCCCAACCAAGGATTAGGGCTGCAAGCACAGGTCGcgctgcagcacctctgctgcCTGTCTGTCCAGGCTCAGcagcccccccgtgcccccgctgccccggcccccagctcccacctgtCAGCGGCTGCAGCAGAACTTTGGTTACAGGGTCTCCGCTGTAGGACCCGTGCTCGAGCACGACCAGCTCTGACTGGCAAGGCTTGGGATTTTCACAGCCTGCAATAAGATCCGTAGTGGGGGTCAGCTCCCCGCAGCGCAGCCCAGGAGGGCcgggcagtgcaggcagggagcgggaGCCGCTCACCCTCCGTCCCGTCGATGCACATCATGTGGGTCATGCCCTCGGTGGTGTTCTTCCCTATGGCGTAGCGGATCGTCATTCGGCTCTGGCTGACGTGGCCCCTGACCTGCAGGGCACAAAGCCGGTTTGCAAACCCAGCCGCAGCACTCGCTCCTCACCGATGCGATGGCAACAAGGAGCAGAGACCAAACTGCAAGCTCAGAAGATACATCCAGAAGCAGGACTTGGTGGGGCAGGCTTACCAGGGCGAGATAGGCTTTGGTCACCAGCCGGTCCTTAAAACACTTGTAGGCGCTTCCCGCCGCCGCTTTGTTGAGTGCCACGCACAGGGCCCCGCTGGTGGAGAAGTCGAGCTGGTGGCAGAACctggggaggagatgggaggCGGAGGAGCAACCCCAGGCACTCGGGCAGTGTGCCCGGCCGAGGGCGGCTCGGAGGCAGGGCAGAGTCTGGTTTGGTCCCTGGCCGCTCACCTGAAGCCGTAGTAGGTGTCGGGGTCAGCCAGCTCGGGGAAGCGGTACTtgagctggctctgcagggTCAGCGTCTCGTACCACATCTTGCTGTCGATGCGGATGTCCCAGTGCTTGTTGACCACGATGAAGTCGGAGCTCTGGTACAGGATGGACAGGTTGTCGATGGTGCCCGGCTCCATGGCCGGCGCCCTGTGGGGAGCGTGAGAGGGAATTGGGGTGAGCGGGGCGGGAAGAGGCTCCAGCCGCAGCCTGTTCATCCCCAGGGACAGGCACGGGGACGCGAAGGGACccagggagagcaggcagggagcaggtgGGGTGCCCAGCCGTACCAGTGTCACGCTGCACGGGCCCCAGGGTGACACCGATGTCGCGCTGCACaggtcccccagccccaccggTGTCACGCTGTGCAGGTCCC
This genomic interval carries:
- the LOC142604064 gene encoding mesothelin-like protein produces the protein MVWAAPAPAAIALCFSADLVKAAVAALIVGAVLSATEQHDLSASVLQGFQCIPASDLPAADILAFAQGLQNETAELSSAQLSCLARLLAAKNLTADFSRYPPDLLLFFDLTKVPRGTCEAFYTRASRGNLDLLPRGSARRTGLLRGALTCLGVRSSHLRPEQLGSLGALVCDMEAETITASDPGILENLKLCPALTGAQQDALNAVVLSGGTAYGDPLSWDLQTLQNLGPLLLALNQTTLSLVAKAVREAFGRSIAAAYSSQGRSQREKSLTLLRAFVAASASSHPRLKRSADRCLSAPITASTISDPLLLISYDTSEQFDLCLSNEVLKANLEALLEQPLTVDYLRVMKKKLEQIYPSGIPEEQLKLFRSLSRQYTAEEISLWPVTSSDTLSALLNPLDGKWEAPQVQQLLSRYLALGGTLTGPLLQKIGGRHLCNLQEEQIKQIPPEAIRTAGQLNISSCSQTKKDQLYKKAQEAFAGQPGITRDYYCRIWPYLGGAPAEDLKDLAEAGIAIDMDMDTFLALNPNELQKLSVTDVKNLLGENLPYLKDAENETSVMCWVKRQSQRELDCVLAIGLQGGMEEPGPTGTATPPHPTASASAAPTATMPAPSPVPAVLTPIAISSPATTNSTTGPPKAPTPSTISLSPPNSTPPRAYTAAPSAAVSSTAASTTRPAPTTGSIVPCSIHQSAPSNKATPPIVTLLTTTLAAVNTNATTPSSVPPPALTREATTSTRAVTNPAVTTHNTSTPLVSMNPPAPGGSAHPAPATHNTITPSTQTAPNTLVPNSTSASTATTATEMNLPPHKPTPIPNSTVSTQNSAVSSTAKTTTLACKTGAPPAFLGPSSTTTSSETTKKTPAGVPEPPRPTPGGYINLQPEAGSGSRLSSCLVHILMTAVGSSLLRGLL
- the RPUSD1 gene encoding RNA pseudouridylate synthase domain-containing protein 1 yields the protein MEPGTIDNLSILYQSSDFIVVNKHWDIRIDSKMWYETLTLQSQLKYRFPELADPDTYYGFRFCHQLDFSTSGALCVALNKAAAGSAYKCFKDRLVTKAYLALVRGHVSQSRMTIRYAIGKNTTEGMTHMMCIDGTEGCENPKPCQSELVVLEHGSYSGDPVTKVLLQPLTGRTHQLRVHCSAIGHPIVGDFTYSHKKDSTPYRMMLHAYYLRIPTGKELIEVCAPDPFVTTMDSNWVPHHVTHRLDETIQELKDKMMQKGEEEESQEAVLGGREEEAQYKAKSLEMEEQRARCEQWLAEWALE